A stretch of DNA from Microbacterium sp. LWS13-1.2:
GTACGGTCTCCGTCGAGGGGACGGTCGCGTACTTCTGGGCATTCATCTCGGTCATCTCAAGCGTCCAATCTCACGCGCGGGTCTAGCGCGGCGAGGATGATTTCGGTGATGAGCTGGGACAGCACGGCGATCAGCACTGCACCCATGATGAGTATCTGGACCAGCTGATAGTCGCGGGAGTTCACGGCCTGCACGGCGAGCTGCCCGAGCCCGTTGCGGGCGAAGATCGCCTCGATGATGATGGCGCCGCCGAACAACTCGCCGACACGGAGCCCGATTGCCACGACGGCAGCTCCGAGGCTGGTGCGCAGCACATGTCGATATGCGATGCGGCGCGGGGACGCACCCTTCGCCCGGGCGAGGTCGACGAACTCTTCGCCCCGCGTGGTGTTCATGGTGGTCTGCAGCAGCCGCGAGATCGCAGGCGCCTGTGCCAGTCCCAGCGCAAAGGCTGGCAGGAGGAGGTATTGGATGCCGATCCCAGGATTCTCCAGCAGCCCCACCTCACCGCTCACGGGGAGCAGGCGCCACGTCACGCCGAACAGCACGATCAGCAGCAGGCCCGCGAGGAACGCCGGCGTGGCCAGCAGGAGGGTGTTGGTCGCGTCGACAGCGAAGCGACCCAGCTTGGACCGCTCGGACCCGCCCAGGATGCCCAGCCCCATCCCGATCACGATCATGAAGACGGAGGCAAGGAGTGCGAGTTCGATCGTGCTCTCGAGCCGGGTGGTGATCAGGTCGCTCACCGGACGGTTGAAGATGTACGACATCCCCAGGTTTCCCCGGAACACACCGCCGAGCCATGTGAGGTACTGCACCCACAGGGGCTGATCCAGACCGAGCGCTTGGCGGATCTCGTCCACCTGCTCGGGCGTCGCGTCCGATCCCGCGATTGTCTGTGCGGGATCACCGGGAGCGAATCGCGGCAGGAGGAACGCGATGATCGAGGTCGCGAACAGGACGAGGAGGATCGACGGGATCTTCCTGATGAGGAACTGGATCATGACATGCTCACTTCTGCGCCCCGGGGCTCGACGTTGAGGTACGCTCGCAGCCGCTGCACCGATTCGGGGCGCTGCTGCGCGAGGTCGTTCTCCTCGAACGGGTCGGAACTCACGTCGGTCAAGTAAGGATGCTCGAGATCGTCGCTCACGATCATCTTCTCCTCCGATGTGGTGACGGTCCTCCAGTCGCGCAGTTCGACCCACTTGTTCGCACCGTAGTGGCCGACCGCGGCCGCGATCTCCCGGGGAGACCTGGTGAGACCTGAGACGACGAACTCCCGGTGCACTTCGGTAGAGCCCTGCAGGACCCCCAGCACCGATCGCGCAGTCATGTGTCGAGGCTGCGCGACATCGGCGATTTCGAGGACCGTCGCTGCGATGTCCTCGAGGGACACCAGGGCATCGGACTGGACGCCATGCGCGGCGACGACGGGACCGCTGATGATCAGCGGGATGCGGATGCTGGGATCGAGGGCTATCTGCTTCCCCCAGATGCCGTGGTCCCCCAGCATCTCGCCATGGTCGCTCGTGTAGATGACGACGGTGTTGTCGAGGTCTCCCTCTTCTTCCAGGCGATCCAGGAAGATGCCCAAGTGCCGATCGATGTTCTCGATCATCGCCGCGTAGCGTCGGCGCACCTCGTTGTGGTCGCCGTCGAACGGGGCCGCGTTGTGAGGAGCAGGGAAGTCCACATCCGCCCACGCATCCCTCATCCGCTCCGTGACGTCCATGGGGTCGTGGGGGCCTGCGAAGTTGACGACGAGGTGCCAGGGCGTGTCACGAGGACGGCGATCCAGTAGCGAGTGCGCGTTGGCGGCGATCCAGTTGTCGAGATATGACTCCTCCGGCAGCGGACTGAGGGAGACATCACTGTAGGGGGCCTTCGCGCGTCGGCTGAAGTCGGAGAGGTGCGCTTCCGCCAGTCCGGCCTCGTAGAGGTGATGCATATACGGTCCGTGTGGCTGTTCACGTCCAGACCAGAGGGAATCGAACTTGCCCTCGTTGTCGATGCCGTCCGACATCCCCCACTCGCCCAGCAGGCGTGAGCCGTCGAGGTTCCAGTCGAATGTGGCCTTATGGAGATCGAACTTCCCCACTCCGGCGACGAAGTATCCCGCTTCGTCGCGCAGCTGGCGGTAATAGGTTCCGGCGTCCAGTGGGAGGTCGTGAAAGTTGTTCGGCACGGGAGTCGAGTCGTAGTCCAAGCCGGTCGCGAGGCAGGCGCGGGCCGGCGCGCACAGCGGCGACGGGGTCGTCGCGCGGCGGAACGTCACTCCATGTTCCTGGAGCCGCCGGATGTTCGGGGTGCGCACGGGAAGCTCACCCAGCCCTTCGAGCCAGTCGAAGCGGTGCTGGTCAGCGATGACGAGCAGCACGTTAGGTGCGGAAGTCACGGGGTGCCTTTCTCTTAGTGCCCCTCGCCCGCTGGCCGGGCGAGGGGCGCGTCCATCATTCGCTGACGAATGCGGCCTTCGCGTCGAGGTATCCCCGGGACGACAGCGTCAGCCCCTGGGCGGTGTCGGCCTGAACGACCTGACCGAGCACCTGAACGATATTGGCGGTGAACGCCTCATCGGCGATGTACTCCGTCAGCGCCTCGAGCGCTTGCCGATACTCGTCGTCATCCGATGCCGCAACCAGGTCGTCGCGCAAGGTTGCGTACTCGTCGGTCCAGAAATGCGAGGGGTTGCCTTCTCGCAGCGACGGCAGGGTATTCATCAGCGTGATCGGCCCTAGGCCGTTGAGACCATGCAGTGGCATGAAGGCCTGGCCGAGATCGCCGGCGATCTGCTGCTGTCCGAAAGCCTGGGTTTCGATCGGATTGATCGTGGGCACCAGTCCCACTTCTTCCAGGTTGTTCCGCACTACTTCGGCGACGCTCGTGTTGGAGGGAAGGCTGATGACGCTGATCGTCACGGCGGCACCGGCGGCACCGGCGTCTTCGAGCATCTGCTTCGCCTTCTCGGGGTCGTACTCGTACGCGTTCGCGAACTCATCCAGGTAGTCGGGTCCGTTCAGGTCCCAGAACTGGGTCGTCGCGACCGCGGAGTCGCCGAAGATCTGCTCGGCGATACGTTCGCGGTCGATGGCGAAGTTGACGGCCTGCCGCGCTTCCTTGCTGTCGAACGGGGCCTGCGTGACGTCGATGCCGAACGGGTACACGCTGCCGGCGGTGTTCGCGATTGTGAATGCACTGTTGGAGCTGAGGGACTGCACATCGACCGGGTTCATGCCGATCGCGATCTGGGACCGGTCGCTGCGCACCGCGTTCAGCATCGCCGTGCTGTCGGTGATCACCGCGATTTCGATGCCATCGAGGTGAGGAGACTCGCCCCAGTAGTCGTCGTTCTTGGTCAGGATGATCTCAGATCCCGGTGTCCAGCTCTCGAAGAGAAAGGGACCGGTGCCGACGACTTGCGAGCCATCGGCCAGTCCCGCCGCCGTCTCGGAGTCGAGGACGTAGGTCTGCTCGAAGAAATCGAAGATATTGGGAATCGGCGCCGCGAAGCTGATGACGAGCTCGGTGTCACTGACGACCTCGACGTCGGAGAACTGCTTGGCGATATAGCCGACCTGGGCGCTCGAGGCTGCGGACTGTTCGATTGAATACTTGACATCGTCCGCTGTCATGGGCCGCCCCGTGTGGAAAGTCACGTCGTCCCGAAGCGTGACCTCCATTGAGAGGCCGTCGTCGGCGACGGACCATCCGGTCGCAAGCAGCGGCTGAGGCTCGCCCTCCTCGTCGAGGAGCGTCAGGGTCTCGAACACATTCGATGCCCAGCTGGAGTTGCCGAGCCTGCCCGCCAGCACGTTGTTCGGCTGGGCGTCGGAACTCTGCGCGATGGTGAGTACCCCACCGTCGACGGGCTCGCCGGACGGGCCACCGGATTCCTCGAGGTCGACCGCCGACTGACAGCCACCCAGGGCGATCGCCAGGGCCGCCACCCCGGCGGTGACCGCGAGCCAAGGACGCCGTGATTGCTTGAACATCTTTGTTGCTCCTCCACGTTGAGAACTGCTGTGATTGCAAACCTAGCAAGTACTTAGTAGGTTTGCAATCACCGAGGACCGCCAGCGAAGGAGCAGGCCCATGCAAGAGCGACGTCCAAACATCTTGTGGATCATGGCGGACGAACTGCGCGCCGACGCGTTGAGCTGCTACGGGAACACGCATCCGGAGATCTCGACGCCACATATCGACGCCCTCGCCGCCCGGGGTGTGCTATTCGAGCGCGCATACACGTCGTCTCCCGTGTGCGTGCCCGCGCGGCAGGCGATGCTCGCGGGTCAGAGCCCGCTCGACTCGGGAGTGCTCAACAATGAGGGCTACACCCCCGCAGGATGGACCGAGCCCGAGATGTTCCCGGAAACACTCGCTCAGGCCGGTTGGGCCACCCGCAACTTCGGCAAGGAGCACCTCCCTGGGGGACGGTCGCCCTGGCAATCCGATGACCACTCTGGCGCACATATGGGTGACCTTCTCCAGGTCGCGCGGCAGCATGGTGCCGAGATCGTGCGAACACCCGAGATCGGCCACGTCATCTCCGCGCGCCTCCCGCAAGGAGTGCGACTGGGATCCGAGGTCATCACGGAGTCGACGGTCAACTGTCTCGCCGATACTGACGCACCGTTCCTCGTGCGCGCGTCATTCGTACAGCCGCACAAACCGATGGTCGTGCCAGAGCCCTGGGCCAGCCGCTACGCCGATCTCCACTTTGATGCTCCTCGCCGCCCCGACAACGCCCCGAACGCCTTCCAGCGCGCGTGGGGAGAGCTGACACAGGGCGCTGCGTTGAGCGATGAAGAGGCGCAACTGTCCTTCCAGCAGTACCACGCGTGCGTAGCCTGGTTGGACGACCAGGTCGGGCAGATCATGACAGCGCTGGACGAGCACGGCCTCCGCGAGTCCACCATCGTGATCTTCACCACTGATCACGGTGCATCGCTGGGCGAAGACGGCGTCCTTGCCAAGCACACGTTCGCGCCTGAGAGTCATCGAGTGCCGCTGATCTTCTCCTGGCCGGGTGTGCTCCCGGAGAACACTCGGCGCGGCGACCTCACGGTCAGTGAGGACCTTGCGAACACCGTTCTCGGCCTTGCTGGCGTACAGCCACCCGCCAGCATGACGGGGCGCGACCTCTTCCGCGAAGGTGCCCCCGATCACGTCCTCTCTGCGATCGGCTACGGCGACGCGTCCAGCCGCGCGTTCCCCAACCGCGACGCCGGGAGCTGGAACGACGGAAGAGGGTGGCCGCAGCGCGTGTGCGTCCGCACCGAACGTTACCGACTGGATGTCACCACGCGACGCGGCGGACAGCTCGTCGCAGAGGAGGAGCGTGATGGCTTCTTCGCGGACACTCTGGTCGACCAGCAAGAACGGACCAACAGAATCGCGCTGCCCGAATATCAACGGATCATCGACGAAATGCTCGGCCTCGCCCTGAACGCCAGCGCCGCCATTCCCGAGCCGGACGTCCGCGCCGACCTGTTCGAGGCCACGCGCGCGGCGACGAAGGCGGTCTGAGCGAAATGGTCGTTGAGCGCCCGAACATCCTGTGGATCTCCACGCACGATATCAATCCCGACCTGGGCTGCTACCGAGGCGTGTGGCCAACCGCCGATGCGGCGCGCACGCCCCACCTGGACGCGCTCGCGGCGGACGGCATCCGTTTCGACAACGCTTTCGCGACCACGCCGGTATGTGCGCCTTCACGCTCGGCGATCATGACAGGGTGCTTCCCGACGTCCATCGGAACGCACAATATGCGATCCAAGTCGGTTCCCCCGCCGGAGGTCCGGCTGTTGAGCGAGTACCTGCGGATGGAGGGGTACTACGCGACCAACAACGTCTTCACCGACTTCCAGCT
This window harbors:
- a CDS encoding ABC transporter permease; translated protein: MIQFLIRKIPSILLVLFATSIIAFLLPRFAPGDPAQTIAGSDATPEQVDEIRQALGLDQPLWVQYLTWLGGVFRGNLGMSYIFNRPVSDLITTRLESTIELALLASVFMIVIGMGLGILGGSERSKLGRFAVDATNTLLLATPAFLAGLLLIVLFGVTWRLLPVSGEVGLLENPGIGIQYLLLPAFALGLAQAPAISRLLQTTMNTTRGEEFVDLARAKGASPRRIAYRHVLRTSLGAAVVAIGLRVGELFGGAIIIEAIFARNGLGQLAVQAVNSRDYQLVQILIMGAVLIAVLSQLITEIILAALDPRVRLDA
- a CDS encoding sulfatase-like hydrolase/transferase, which gives rise to MTSAPNVLLVIADQHRFDWLEGLGELPVRTPNIRRLQEHGVTFRRATTPSPLCAPARACLATGLDYDSTPVPNNFHDLPLDAGTYYRQLRDEAGYFVAGVGKFDLHKATFDWNLDGSRLLGEWGMSDGIDNEGKFDSLWSGREQPHGPYMHHLYEAGLAEAHLSDFSRRAKAPYSDVSLSPLPEESYLDNWIAANAHSLLDRRPRDTPWHLVVNFAGPHDPMDVTERMRDAWADVDFPAPHNAAPFDGDHNEVRRRYAAMIENIDRHLGIFLDRLEEEGDLDNTVVIYTSDHGEMLGDHGIWGKQIALDPSIRIPLIISGPVVAAHGVQSDALVSLEDIAATVLEIADVAQPRHMTARSVLGVLQGSTEVHREFVVSGLTRSPREIAAAVGHYGANKWVELRDWRTVTTSEEKMIVSDDLEHPYLTDVSSDPFEENDLAQQRPESVQRLRAYLNVEPRGAEVSMS
- a CDS encoding ABC transporter substrate-binding protein; its protein translation is MAALAIALGGCQSAVDLEESGGPSGEPVDGGVLTIAQSSDAQPNNVLAGRLGNSSWASNVFETLTLLDEEGEPQPLLATGWSVADDGLSMEVTLRDDVTFHTGRPMTADDVKYSIEQSAASSAQVGYIAKQFSDVEVVSDTELVISFAAPIPNIFDFFEQTYVLDSETAAGLADGSQVVGTGPFLFESWTPGSEIILTKNDDYWGESPHLDGIEIAVITDSTAMLNAVRSDRSQIAIGMNPVDVQSLSSNSAFTIANTAGSVYPFGIDVTQAPFDSKEARQAVNFAIDRERIAEQIFGDSAVATTQFWDLNGPDYLDEFANAYEYDPEKAKQMLEDAGAAGAAVTISVISLPSNTSVAEVVRNNLEEVGLVPTINPIETQAFGQQQIAGDLGQAFMPLHGLNGLGPITLMNTLPSLREGNPSHFWTDEYATLRDDLVAASDDDEYRQALEALTEYIADEAFTANIVQVLGQVVQADTAQGLTLSSRGYLDAKAAFVSE
- a CDS encoding sulfatase-like hydrolase/transferase, translating into MADELRADALSCYGNTHPEISTPHIDALAARGVLFERAYTSSPVCVPARQAMLAGQSPLDSGVLNNEGYTPAGWTEPEMFPETLAQAGWATRNFGKEHLPGGRSPWQSDDHSGAHMGDLLQVARQHGAEIVRTPEIGHVISARLPQGVRLGSEVITESTVNCLADTDAPFLVRASFVQPHKPMVVPEPWASRYADLHFDAPRRPDNAPNAFQRAWGELTQGAALSDEEAQLSFQQYHACVAWLDDQVGQIMTALDEHGLRESTIVIFTTDHGASLGEDGVLAKHTFAPESHRVPLIFSWPGVLPENTRRGDLTVSEDLANTVLGLAGVQPPASMTGRDLFREGAPDHVLSAIGYGDASSRAFPNRDAGSWNDGRGWPQRVCVRTERYRLDVTTRRGGQLVAEEERDGFFADTLVDQQERTNRIALPEYQRIIDEMLGLALNASAAIPEPDVRADLFEATRAATKAV